The proteins below come from a single Triticum aestivum cultivar Chinese Spring chromosome 5D, IWGSC CS RefSeq v2.1, whole genome shotgun sequence genomic window:
- the LOC123123307 gene encoding hydroxyproline O-galactosyltransferase GALT5, with the protein MPPKRACRLALMLAAAGYLCFLLFLELPSVSVAPLATADRPRRRELEASSSASSTTSAPLRPHTRTFPTPDQPRRSRLALSSIRFRPNSSSSSASSIDAAASSAFAAAAPLLPHLLSPSAASSSSSPSPSPSAPASCPAAVTVPRDRLASTPVAVELPCGMAVGSRVTVVARPRRRDGAASSQFMVELLGTKAVQGEEPPRILHFNPRMRGDFTGRPVIELNTCYRMQWALPQRCEGPASRPDDDRVDGEVKCEKWTRDDGPKTEDSSNIKWLLNSLIGKPEPDKVSVDQAYPFAEGKLFVLTITAGLVGYHVNVDGRHVASFPYRTGYNLEDATGLSLNGDLDIESTSAAHLPKSHPSFDPQRYLEMSEQWKASPLPTEPVELFIGILSAANHFAERMAVRKSWMIATRRSSNSVARFFVALNGKKEVNEELKKEAEFFGDIVLVPFMDSYDLVVLKTIAIAEYGVRVVQAKYVMKCDDDTFVRIDAVLDQVKKVKNGGSMYVGNINYYHRPLRSGKWAVTYEEWEEEVYPPYANGPGYVISSDIAEYIVSEFDNQALRLFKMEDVSMGMWVQKFSKTRQPVEYLHDVKFFQAGCFDGYYTAHYQSPQHMICLWRKLQSGSAQCCNAR; encoded by the exons ATGCCGCCGAAGCGCGCGTGCCGGCTGGCCCTGATGCTCGCGGCGGCGGGgtacctctgcttcctcctcttcctcgagctccCCTCCGTCTCCGTCGCGCCGCTCGCCACCGCcgaccgcccgcgccgccgcgagctcgaggccagctcctccgcctcctccacgacATCCGCGCCGCTCCGGCCACACACGCGCACCTTCCCGACCCCCGACCAGCCCCGCCGCTCCCGCCTCGCGCTCTCCTCCATCCGCTTCCgccccaactcctcctcctcctccgcctcctccatcgacgccgccgcctcctccgccttcgCCGCCGCGGCTCCCCTCCTGCCACACCTCCTCTCCccttccgccgcctcctcctcctcatcccctTCCCCCTCCCCGTCCGCCCCCGCGTCCTGCCCCGCCGCCGTCACCGTCCCACGCGACCGGCTCGCGAGCACCCCGGTGGCCGTGGAGCTGCCGTGCGGGATGGCCGTCGGCTCGCGGGTCACCGTGGTGGCCCGGCCGAGGAGGAGGGACGGGGCCGCGTCGTCGCAGTTCATGGTGGAGCTGCTGGGCACCAAGGCCGTGCAGGGGGAGGAGCCGCCCAGGATACTCCACTTCAACCCCAGGATGAGAGGCGACTTCACCGGCCGCCCCGTCATCGAGCTCAACACCTGCTACCGCATGCAGTGGGCTCTGCCACAGCGCTGCGAGGGCCCGGCGTCGCGGCCCGACGACGACAGAG TTGATGGGGAAGTCAAGTGTGAGAAATGGACTCGGGATGATGGCCCCAAGACAGAGGACTCGTCAAACATAAAGTGGCTGCTCAACAGTTTGATCGGCAAGCCGGAGCCAGACAAGGTCTCTGTCGATCAGGCATACCCCTTTGCAGAGGGCAAGCTGTTTGTCCTAACCATCACAGCCGGTCTCGTGGGCTACCATGTCAATGTCGACGGGCGACATGTTGCATCCTTCCCTTACCGCACT GGTTACAATCTCGAGGACGCGACGGGCCTGTCGTTGAACGGGGACCTTGACATCGAGTCGACTTCTGCCGCCCATCTGCCCAAATCACACCCTAGCTTCGACCCACAGCGATACCTCGAAATGTCTGAACAGTGGAAGGCCTCACCTCTGCCGACTGAACCTGTCGAGCTGTTCATCGGCATCCTTTCTGCAGCCAACCATTTCGCCGAGCGGATGGCCGTTCGCAAGTCATGGATGATTGCTACAAGGAGATCATCTAACAGTGTTGCCCGgttcttcgtcgctctg AATGGGAAAAAAGAGGTCAACGAGGAGCTGAAGAAGGAGGCCGAGTTCTTTGGTGACATTGTTCTGGTGCCTTTCATGGATAGCTATGACCTTGTTGTTTTAAAGACTATCGCCATTGCTGAGTATGGG GTGCGAGTTGTGCAAGCGAAATACGTAATGAAGTGTGACGACGACACATTTGTTAGAATTGACGCGGTGTTGGATCAAGTGAAGAAAGTTAAGAATGGGGGGAGCATGTATGTGGGGAACATAAACTACTACCACAGGCCTCTGCGATCTGGAAAGTGGGCTGTAACGTACGAG GAATGGGAAGAGGAAGTATACCCACCTTACGCAAACGGACCGGGCTATGTGATTTCATCAGACATCGCTGAGTACATCGTATCCGAGTTTGACAACCAGGCGCTGAGA CTGTTCAAGATGGAAGATGTGAGCATGGGCATGTGGGTTCAGAAGTTCAGCAAGACTCGCCAACCAGTGGAGTATTTGCACGACGTCAAGTTCTTCCAGGCCGGCTGCTTCGACGGCTACTACACCGCGCACTACCAGTCGCCGCAGCACATGATCTGCCTCTGGAGGAAGCTGCAGTCTGGGAGCGCTCAATGCTGCAACGCCAGATGA